CCAAACATGAACACGCTCAAGCCGCCCCAATTCCTGATCTTGGCAATCGCTTTGCTCCCCGCGCGAATCCTGTTCGCTCAGGCAACCGTGTTTTCGGCCAGCTCCCCAGACGGATCATGGATCGATGCATCGATCTACTCTCAACCCAGTTTGGAGCCCTTTGATTTTGGAGCCCAAATCACAGTCGATCCCTCCTCGTTAACCATCAGTTTCGACGAGGTCGTTTTTTCCCTTCCAGCCTTCAGTGCGACAAACGCTTTCAGCTTTACCAACGGCTTCGGTCAGACCGACGACTACACGATTACAGCCGAGGTCGATGTGTCTTCTTTTCGTGTGACGATGCCAGAGCGCTCCTTTGATCTAGTCGCCGGAACGGGAGGAATCTACGTCGCGCAAAATTCCTATGCCTATTCACCGAGCACGTCTAGTGCCGTAGTCGAAGGGTCTTTCTCAGGAAGCTATTCCGTTGTTGGCCCCAATGGCACCACGTCTGGCAGCTTCGATAGTCAGATGGATGACCTGATCTACTACGCTTTTCCAGCACGTCTCGACACCTCCGATTGGCCGAATCAACTTACGTTCGAGAGCGCCTATAACTTCATGTTTGGAGTCAGTCAGGATCTTGTGACGGTTGAGGTTGACGGGCGAAGCATTTCAGCGGGAGTGCAGTCGTGGACGTTTAACGCGCAGATGAGTATCGGCCCCGCGTTCATTCCTGGTCAGCTCGAAAACCTTACGGCGGTTCCTGAACCTAGCGCCTTCGCCACCATCTTCGCGCTCGTTGCTCTCGGGTGGGTATTGTTTCTTCGACGAAGGGAGGGACGATGAGCTACACTGTTTTCTCGAAGTCGGAGAGCAGCCTCGGGCTAGAATGCTCTGTTTGTCACAAGGTGATCAAAGTCGAACGCGCCCGCCTTGGAACAGAGATTCAGTGCGTGTGTGGCCATCGAAACACGATTGTAAATGGGGACACTGGTCCGGCATCGGCGGAGGCGCCAACTCAAGAATCAAGTGACCCAAGTTTGGCTCATTGCCCGGATTGCAAGGGAGCCGTAGCGGCGACGGCTCATGTCTGTCCGCATTGTGGTTCCAGAAGGCGCTGGTATTGGCAGGGAATTGCTGCGCGACAGGGGGACGTTGGCCAGATCGTAAAAGCCGTTATTGGCGTCACCGGTTCCCTGATCGCACTGAGCTTTTTTGGCGGCTGTGTTTGGCTGCTCAATGGATAGCTACCTCCTCCTGTAGCCATGCCCGACATTCCGCTCTGGATCCTGATTCCCGCGGGCCTACTCGCATGGCTGGCGGGTATGGCGATTCTCTTCGGAATGATTAACGAGTTTCTCACCCGCGGACCTGAGTCCGATGAAGAACGAAAAGACGCGGACTAGACGATTCCGCGCACAAAAACCGGAATGGAGTGAACCGTGTGTATGGACGGGGTGACCCCCTCCTGAGGTCCTGTTAGTCTCGTGGCGTTCGTATGAGCGCCGCCGATACACTGCCAGCCAAATCCTCCAACCCGTCCATCCGGCGGGTCACCGATATCCGCGAAATCATCCACGCTGGCGCGGTGGAATCGGTCATCATGGCCGATGGCAAAGTGGCCATGCGATTCGGCACCCGCGAGGGCATCGTCGTGGTGATCTGCCCGCTCGATTCCTACGTCGCCGTTGCTCGTGCGTCACGTGATTATCATGGCCGGGCGTTTCCGGGCGGCGACAGCTCCGCTCGTGCTGAAGCCAGGAGCATATACCGGGATGATGCAGCCGCGAGCATGCCCAAGCAGGAGCCCGCACCCGCGGTCGAGTCTGTGCGTCCCCTCGTGGCTGCAGGGGCGCGTGTGCCGGTGTCCTTTTATGCGGAGGTCATGGAGGCCCTCGAGGCCGATGACGACCTCACCATTACCACCGCGGCGCAACGCCACGGGATGAAGGTGGCCCGCGTTTCGTTGGCGCTGCGAAAGCACTTCGCCGAGCGCCTGCAGGCGTGGAAGCACCGCCACTACGTCCTGCGCCGCATCGCCGCCGGCAAACCCGTCTCCGACGCCCAACGCGCCGAGGCCGGCCTCTCTATCCCCAAGCCTGCCGAGCAGGTTTGAAACGCCCCACTACAACCACGCCACGCCATGCCTAAGATCGATGTAAACCGAGTCGCCGACATCCTCAAACGCAACGAGATCGACCCCACGGTGCTCAACCAGGTCGTCTCCGAGATCAACGCCGTGCTCGAGATCGAAGCCGGCGAAGAGAAGCCGCCGCCCATCAAGAAGCAGTGGTGCATCCTGATCTCCGATCCAGAGGGCAAGCTGCCGGAGGGCGTCGATTTTGCTGGATGGGTGCTGCAGATCCCCGAGGGCGAGAGCCCCGCCTCCACGCAGGAGCGCATCAACCGCGCTGCCTACGATTTTAACGCCACCAAACGCGGACGTTTGCTTCCCGCCACGACCGTCGGCGAGGCGATGGAGAACGTCGCCGCCAAGCACTTCAAAGAGACCGGCGTCTACGTGAAGACGAAGGAGCCCGTCTTGATGCTCCGCACCGATAACCGGATCCCGCACGAGAAACTCGGCCGCACCGGCTGACCCCCACCTTGACCGCTCACGTCACCCGAAACCGCAACCCTCGATCATCATGAAACGATCCTCCCCATTCCGCTCCGGCCCCATCGCCTGGCTGATCGCCGCGCTCTTCCTTGCTCCCGTCATGCTCTTTGCCCAGGAGGCCGTCGACTCGGTCGCGACCGCCGCCGGTGAGACCGCGCTCGCGCTCACTTGGCAGCAGGCGCTCATTCCGGTGCTTACGCCGCTGATCATTGGTGGCGTGCGGTGGTTGCTCCCGAAGATTCCCAAGGTGTGGCTCCCGCTCGCCGCGCCCGTCATCGGCCTGCTCATCGATCTGGTGAGTCACTTCACGATGCAGACGGACATCAACCCCACGGTCGCCCTCGCGCTGGGTGCCGCCGGTGTGGGCCTGCGTGAAGCCAAGAAACAACTCTCGGGAGGCGGCACGGCCACGACGGCCTCGCCGTGAGGCATGCTCGCCGCGCTCACCGCTGCCCTGCACGCCCTCGCCGCCTACCTGCGAATCAAAGCCCTCCTCATCCCGGAGAAGATCCAAGATGACATCGACGAAATCGAAGATGAGATCAATCGCCTGCGTAATGCTGGTGACCCTGAGTCTCAGTGTCGCGCTGATCGGTTGCGGGACCGTCTCGCCCGTCGTCGCGGACTCGCCACGGCAGTTGCATCAGCCCGACGTCCTCCGCCTGCCGCAGGGCCAAGCGGTGCAGTCGACGGACGGGATCCACACGCCGGAAGTGGATGAAGTCTGGCACAGCGATCGGCGTTACCGCGAGCTGGAGACCGAATTGATCAACGCCATGGCGGCGCTCGCCGCCCTCCAGGCAAAGGAGGCCACGCGATGAGTCCCTTCGTCTTCTGGCCTCTCGCCATCACGGCGGGCCTGTTCTTCGGCTGGTTCCTGGTCTTTCTGGGCGACCGCCGCCGCGGCAACGACGAGACTCGCTGGCTGGGCACCATCTTGGTCGGCATCGGTGCGATCCTCGCCAGCCTGATCGCCTGGTGCACCTCGGGCTTCATTTGGTGGCTGGGAGGTGTCGCTTGATGCCGCTCATACTCGCCGAGCTCTCTTTCGATGCGGTCGTCTTCGCCGGCGTGATGGGATCACTCGGCGCGGCGATGTGGCTCTACAACGAAGGGCGCAAGGCTTTCGGCCATAACCCACCGCTGCACCGCTCCTACGTTGGTCGGGAGGAATACGACCGGGATCAAAAGGACAACGCCAAGCGCCACGACGGCGCGAAGGAATCTCGCGACAAGATGCACAACCAGCTCACCGACGCGAAAAGCGAGATAGCGGGCCTAAAGGCCAACCAGACTGCCACCAACCAGTGGCTGCATCGCATCGATACCAAGATCGACCAACTCCTCTCGCAAAAACGATGACACCCGCTGAAGTCCAGTCTCTCTACATTGCTCTCCTACAGGCCCTGCGGGCCCAGGGCGAAGTCGGCATGCCGGCTGATCGCCTGCTCAATGGTGTGCGAATCGCGGGGTTCACTACTGATCTTCCCACGCTCAACTCACACCTGCGCATGCTCTGCGATCGCAGTTGGGTGGCAGGGTGGGAAAGCGGCCTCGGTGGTCGTCGTTACCGCATAACGGGATTGGGCGAGAGCCAACTCACGGAGGCAGGTCTCTGATGAGCCACGCATCTAAAATCATTTTAGTCCCTTTCCTCGGCCTGGCAGCCGTAGCGAACGCGCCCCGACAGGCGGCAGTGGTTGTAGTCGTAAAAACCCCGGCGGGCGGTGGTGTCGGTCACCGTCGCTCCATCGCCCGTCGGGCAACATTTTGTGGTCCGCGCTCCGCGTCGGAAGTTGGCCTGAGCCAACCGCGCGCTGGTATGGACGGGGCGGGAGTGAGCGCGACTCCCGCCCGATTGGAGGCCGTCGCCTGATGCCGACCAAGATCGAGAAGCACCTCTCCCACGAAGAGCTTGGTGAGTTCTGCCAGCGGCTGCTGGAAATGCCGGGGCAGGAGCGCACGCTCGCCGGGATCCAAGGTCTCGCGGCCGAGTATGGCATCACCGTGAGCCATGAGGGCGCCCGCTCGTTCAAGGGCGGTCCCTTCGCGCGCTACATCGAGAAACTCGAAGCCGGCAAGCGCACCCGCGACGCCCTGGTGCACGCGGCGGGCGCAGGTATCCATCCACTGGATGCGATCGAAGAGGCGATGGTCATCGAGCTGCAGGACCATCTCACCGAGGCTGAGGAAATCGATGTGAAGTTCGTCATCGGCCAGGTGATGAAGCTGCGCACCTCCATTTCCATGCGGGAAGAGACCCGTCGCAAACAAACCGACCTCGAGCGCAAGCTCCGCGAGTCGGAGAAGAAGATCCAGATCGCCGATAGCGAACTGCGGATACGCGACGAACGCATCGCGAAACTCGAACGCGAGCGCGAGGCGTGGGAGCAGAAAAAACGTGAACTTGCCGCTCAGGCCGAAGCCCTGCGCGACAGCAAACCCGGAAGCGATGACGAGCTGCGCGAGAAGGTCGTCGACCTGATCGATCGCGCCGTGGGCCTCAAGCGATGAACGCCCTGCTGATCCTTTGCCTACTCATGACCAACGTTCTCCCCAGTAAGATCGACTCGGAGCAAGAAGCCTCGCGCTATTTCCTGCCGTATCAGCTCGATCACATCGGGCACGAGGAACGGCTTTCGGTTTGGGAAAAGTCCTTCCGCATCGGTGCGACTTGGGCGGACGCGTTTCGCAATGTGCGCAAGCGCCTGCGCTTCAAGAAACGCGACTACCTCTTCGCCACGCGGGACTACCCGTCGGCCATCGAATACATGGAGCAGGCGCGCCAGTTCTGCGAGATCTACAACCACACCAAGAGCATCGTGAATCACGGTGAGGAGGAGTGGAAAGTGCCGGTGCGTAAGAGCGATGGCACTCCGGCCGGCTTCACCGAGACCATCAAGGTGTCGTTCATAAAATTCGACAACGGGAGCCGCATCATCGCGTTTTCCTCCAACCCCAACGCGATGCTGGTCTACGGCGGCGACGTGGGGCTCGATGAGTTCCCGCGCCATCAGCGTGCGGAGGAACTCTACCAGGTCGCTCAGGCCCGCGTGACGTGGGGCTACGATCTCGACATGTGGGGCAGCCACTTCGGCAACGATACGCTGTTCTATCAGATTGCCCAGGACGGCCGCGCCGGTCGCGGCGGGTGGCGTCACCGGATGGTGACGATCGTCGACGCGGTAAACCAAGGCCTGGTCGAGAAGATCAACGCCACCCGCGGCACCAACTTCACCCGAGAGGGCTTCATCGCGGATTGCCGTAAGCGGGCCCGTGACGAGGCAACCTACGAGGAAGCCTACATGTGCAACCCGCGTGGGGGCACCGCGGTCATCGTGCCCTGGTCGCAGATCGAGTTGTGTATGGGTGCCTACGAGGCCGAGCGTCTTCATCTCGAGGCGACGCAGATCTCCGAGATGTTCGGCGACTATTCCACCGCTACGGAGCAGGATCGAGCACGACAAATCCGGAGCTTTCTGGACGCGACTTTCCCAGAGTTGTTCACCCGCGATGCGCATCACCACCTTGGATACGATGTCGCAGCGAGCGGACGCGGTGACCTCGCAGCCATTTACGTCGATGAGAAGGCTGGCGACACGCAAACGCTGCGTGGCCTCATGACCTGGCGCACCGACGACTGGAACTTCCACGACGTTGTGACGCATCACTTCATGAAGCGGGTCTGTGCCGTGCGGGGTGCCGGTGACGAAACCGGCCTTGGTCGGAAAATCTGTTGGGAGCTCGCGAAGAAATTCCCCGGCCGCTTCCAGCAGGTAAACTTCGCCAGCAGCAAACACGACATGGGCTTCTCGCTCATGAACCAATTGTCCACCGCGCAGAAACGGTTCCCGCGCGAGTGGCAAGACGTGGCGCTCGATTTCTTCGCGCTGCGCAAGACGCACAATGGCAAGAAGTGGCTCTTCAGCGAAGGAACCAATAACATGCTCTCTTACTCCCACTGCGACATTGCGTGGGGCGGTGGCCTGAGCACCGAGGCCAGCAAGTCGACCGGCTACCAGGGCAAGACCGAGGACTTCCAGGCATGGGGTAAACCACGCGGCGCTGGGCGCGACCGTAGCAACTTTTCGATGGAGGGCTGACGCATGGCACGAACCACCAAAGGCCTCATCCACCTGCAGGAGCGCAACCGCGCCCGCGACTACTACAACCCACTGCGCGGGCTCGATATGCCGCGGCTGGTCCGCCTCATTGAGGAAGGCGAGCGTGGTATGTTTGGCGACCTGCAGTGGCTCTACCGCACGATCGAAAAGCGCGACGCCACGGTTAAGGGACTCAAGGCTCGCCGCCTCTCCGAACTCAAGAAGCTCGATTGGGATATCCAGATCCCCGACAAGCTGCCGCGCGGGTTCACTGCCAAGCAGGCCGAGCGCCAGGCCACCACGCTGCGCGAACGCTACGAACGCATCGAGAACCTGCCGCAGTCTTTCGAAGCCCTCGCGCTGGCGAGCTTCCG
This portion of the Actomonas aquatica genome encodes:
- a CDS encoding terminase large subunit domain-containing protein: MTNVLPSKIDSEQEASRYFLPYQLDHIGHEERLSVWEKSFRIGATWADAFRNVRKRLRFKKRDYLFATRDYPSAIEYMEQARQFCEIYNHTKSIVNHGEEEWKVPVRKSDGTPAGFTETIKVSFIKFDNGSRIIAFSSNPNAMLVYGGDVGLDEFPRHQRAEELYQVAQARVTWGYDLDMWGSHFGNDTLFYQIAQDGRAGRGGWRHRMVTIVDAVNQGLVEKINATRGTNFTREGFIADCRKRARDEATYEEAYMCNPRGGTAVIVPWSQIELCMGAYEAERLHLEATQISEMFGDYSTATEQDRARQIRSFLDATFPELFTRDAHHHLGYDVAASGRGDLAAIYVDEKAGDTQTLRGLMTWRTDDWNFHDVVTHHFMKRVCAVRGAGDETGLGRKICWELAKKFPGRFQQVNFASSKHDMGFSLMNQLSTAQKRFPREWQDVALDFFALRKTHNGKKWLFSEGTNNMLSYSHCDIAWGGGLSTEASKSTGYQGKTEDFQAWGKPRGAGRDRSNFSMEG
- a CDS encoding DUF4175 domain-containing protein, whose amino-acid sequence is MSPFVFWPLAITAGLFFGWFLVFLGDRRRGNDETRWLGTILVGIGAILASLIAWCTSGFIWWLGGVA